The following are encoded together in the Theileria orientalis strain Shintoku DNA, chromosome 1, complete genome genome:
- a CDS encoding mitochondrial phosphate carrier protein yields MGDKWDPRVSAPISRTPHPVVHDIKYYGKCMLGGILSCGLTHTLVTPLDVTKCKMQTNPQVYKSLISGLGVIMKQEGLPGIVKGWKPTLLGYSMQGLGKFGLYEFFKDFYGGYLGEERAYKYKGMMWLAASASAEVFADVLLCPMEMVKVKVQTAPLTEQWPTSLMKATCKMNSMKAETKFPFGSLRPLLSRQVPYTMAKFYFFEKVVQLFYDHVFTKPKSEYPKQVQLGVTFASGYLAGIICAVVSHPADSLVSQMGKSENKGKSFGQMAKEVGAVNLFTKGLGTRVLMIGTLTGLQWWIYDTFKVFSKNRQIGIFMME; encoded by the exons ATGGGAGATAAGTGGGACCCGAGAGTGTCAGCGCCAATAAGTAGAACGCCGCACCCAGTAGTACACGATATTAAGTATTACGGGAAGTGTATGTTGGGAGGGATTCTGTCCTGCGGACTCACGCACACGCTCGTGACGCCGCTCGACGTGACGAAGTGTAAGATGCAGACGAACCCACAAGTGTACAAGTCGCTCATCTCAGGCCTGGGAGTTATCATGAAGCAAGAAGGACTGCCAGGAATAGTCAAGGGATGGAAGCCAACACTGCTGGGCTATTCAATGCAGGGACTGGGCAAATTCGGACTCTACGAGTTCTTCAAGGACTTCTACGGAGGATACCTGGGAGAAGAAAGGGCCTACAAGTACAAGGGAATGATGTGGCTGGCAGCCTCGGCGTCAGCAGAGGTGTTCGCAGACGTGCTGCTGTGTCCAATGGAAATGGTGAAGGTGAAGGTGCAGACAGCGCCACTGACAGAACAGTGGCCGACAAGCCTGATGAAGGCAACCTGCAAGATGAACTCAATGAAAGCAGAAACTAAGTTCCCA TTCGGAAGCCTGAGGCCGCTGCTGAGCAGGCAGGTGCCATACACAATGGCGAAGTTCTACTTCTTTGAAAAAGTAGTGCAGCTGTTCTACGACCACGTGTTCACGAAGCCGAAAAGCGAGTACCCAAAGCAAGTGCAGCTGGGAGTAACGTTCGCATCAG GATACCTGGCGGGAATCATATGCGCAGTGGTGTCACACCCGGCGGACTCACTGGTGTCACAAATGGGCAAGTCGGAAAACAAGGGAAAGAG TTTCGGACAAATGGCCAAGGAGGTGGGCGCCGTTAACCTGTTCACGAAGGGCTTGGGAACGAGAGTGTTGATGATAGGCACACTGACGGGACTGCAGTGGTGGATATACGACACATTTAAGGTATTTTCGAAAAATAGACAAATAGGCATATTCATGATGGAGTGA
- a CDS encoding peptidyl-prolyl cis-trans isomerase, with protein MSVVPNPRVFFDISIGGRRAGRMIFELFMDKLPYTAENFSGYIGKTNKLCAGETGLGYYLRPRWYKNTPIHRIVSGFMCQGGNFNTGNSYGGESIYGQYMRDESYSYYHSKRGVLGMCKTRYKNSNASQFYITFKPCSFLDNKMVVFGHLEYGDEVLDQIEEQGTMIGRTKKETMSRSEQRKVINKMYSGEIPQDTIYDPRINNEVRERKFIARTDIERPKFSEETYKMEQSYKNIIPEEVYKRAHYNF; from the exons ATGTCAGTGGTTCCAAATCCAAGAGTATTTTTTGATATATCAATAGGCGGAAGGAGAGCAGGAAGAATGATATTCGAG CTCTTTATGGACAAATTGCCATACACAGCAGAAAATTTCAG CGGTTACATCGGTAAAACTAACAAATTATGTGCAGGAGAAACGGGCCTGGGATACTATTTGAGGCCAAGATGGTATAAGAATACACCAATACACAGAATCGTTTCTGGATTT ATGTGCCAAGGAGGTAACTTTAATACAGGGAACTCGTACGGAGGAGAGTCAATATACGGACAATATATGAGAGATGAATCATACTCATACTATCACTCCAAAAGAG GGGTACTGggaatgtgtaaaacaaGGTACAAAAACTCAAACGCGTCgcaattttatataacattCAAGCCGTGCTCATTCTTGgataataaaatg GTGGTTTTTGGACACCTAGAGTACGGAGATGAAGTACTTGATCAAATAGAAGAACAGGGAACAATGATAGGAAGAACAAAGAAggaa ACAATGAGTAGAAGTGAACAAAGAAAagtaattaataaaatgtacagCGGAGAGATACCTCAAGACACAATATACGATCCGAGAATCAATAATGAAGTGAGGGAACGGAAATTTATCGCAAGAACA GACATTGAAAGGCCAAAGTTCAGTGAAGAAACATACAAAATGGAACAGtcatataaaaacataatacCAGAAGAAGTGTATAAAAGAGCACATTATAACTTTTAA
- a CDS encoding uncharacterized protein (ATP-NAD/AcoX kinase family protein), with amino-acid sequence MIDFKTIMGLKRIVSPIRHNWIQKYTYSIKFSDTVMKVMSNYKSTQIKNVCVLEKITKFDLEVQNGLTPEQVYNSFPLAYKTHITHKKIMESLIRHLIDVYKLDIQVIKAQSKGVLPFGVQGNKYRYRPDLVISAGGDGTFLEASSLIPPGQLTDTPIWLVGLNTDPERSLGNLCMSYYGPKIQHHLNCGFEDDVKNQTKLNENCLKTHTDKDLDDFCSFIYYRGDEKKICLKSPDNITEEDRNSKENKVITYDQYVNTLLDNLLNFRLHPIPRQRLRLKLFKRKFMRNDTLDTTTANKEDLDSNKIENTLVTEKNSTFEEQDLEKANDTDSKFYTFPHGVLNDVMIADKDFGKTFYAIVQIDDKPLKRIKSSGVLITTGTGSTAWAYNVSKMNFFEGTRLIKCLLENPMVDKSLSETINDDVIRQSIETFNQKLKMDPSGTVMRCLIREPISNKTTECRSFYNCHRIKVVPLSKNSQICVDGSKTLKLDYGDIVVLKSFESDLIWSFI; translated from the exons AtgattgattttaaaacgATAATGGGTCTGAAAAGAATTGTGTCACCAATTAGGCACAATTGGATccaaaaatatacatactCGATCAAATTCTCAGACACGGTAATGAAAGTTATGTCAAATTATAAGTCAActcaaattaaaaatgtttgtGTTCTCGAAAAGATAACAAAGTTTGACCTGGAAGTTCAAAATGGATTGACACCAGAACAAGTGTACAATAGTTTTCCAT TGGCATacaaaacacacataactCACAAAAAAATCATGGAATCGCTAATTAGACACCTAatagatgtgtataaaCTAGATATTCAAGTAATTAAAGCGCAATCAAAGGGAGTATTGCCCTTTGGAGTGCAAGGTAACAAGTACCGATACAGGCCAGATTTGGTAATCAGCGCAG GAGGTGACGGAACATTTTTGGAGGCGTCGTCCTTGATCCCACCGGGCCAACTGACAGACACGCCAATTTGGCTGGTGGGATTGAACACGGACCCAGAAAGAAGTTTGGGAAACCTGTGTATGTCGTACTACGGACCTAAGATACAGCATCACTTAAACTGCGGATTCGAAGATGACGTGAAGAATCAAACAAAATTGAACGAAAACTgtttaaaaacacacacgGATAAAGACTTGGACGATTTTTGtagttttatatattacagaGGAGATGAGAAGAAAATATGCCTAAAATCACCAGATAATATCACAGAAGAGGACAGGAACAGTAAGGAAAACAAAGTGATAACATACGACCAGTATGTAAACACACTGTTGGACAACCTGTTGAACTTCAGGCTGCACCCAATACCGAGGCAGAGGCTGAGGCTGAAGCTGTTTAAAAGAAAGTTCATGAGGAACGACACACTGGATACGACGACGGCGAACAAGGAGGATCTGGACAGTAATAAGATAGAGAACACGCTGGTGACGGAAAAAAACTCGACGTTCGAGGAGCAGGACCTGGAAAAGGCAAACGACACAGATTCGAAGTTCTACACGTTCCCGCACGGAGTGTTGAACGACGTGATGATCGCAGACAAGGACTTCGGAAAGACGTTCTACGCAATAGTGCAGATAGACGACAAGCCGCTTAAGAGGATTAAGTCCTCAGGGGTGCTGATAACGACGGGAACGGGATCGACGGCGTGGGCGTACAACGTGTCAAAGATGAACTTTTTCGAAGGAACGAGGCTAATCAAGTGCCTGCTGGAGAACCCAATGGTAGACAAATCGCTTTCAGAAACAATAA ACGATGATGTAATAAGGCAGTCGATTGAAACTTTTAATCAGAAGTTGAAAATGGATCCGAGTGGAACAGTTATGAGATGCCTAATTAGAGAACCAATATCGAACAA AACGACGGAATGTAGGAGCTTCTATAACTGCCACAGGATCAAGGTGGTCCCCCTGTCAAAAAACTCACAAATATGCGTTGATGGATCGAAAACACTAAAGCTGGATTATGGCGACATAGTGGTTTTGAAAAGCTTCGAAAGTGATCTGATATGGTCATTCATTTAA
- a CDS encoding kinesin, giving the protein MAKRQSDENLPLHIGADDSTDNVTDSSVYNHVDCVKSGNNNIKPRKKIKYLRKSDSISSMDSRLSRKSTTEEDISVNQDSVNNADNLKHESLLSSGDLKLNRQLIFTILGKLASGDGNKESSKVVESTENPENIEKQIEKESNNMSKENNHILENTDDQTSEKLTPSRKADYVHTLLSGRSSMDNSINILNRMTMKTEDNTVDSVKELEREEIAETSVSDNEERNEDILKNLESEDYENENEEERLNTVGSREEVRSINLEHEGSEFAYPNELDTNNFEDTEDEYYDNEENDEEDDNTELMDHDFAEFKEKTGLDKLLEMYRRLYNIYENRIVNGNEKLRVVVRCIPTARENRVIECEKSCIKLLKPGNKDSVFKSQRPGVYEFNFDYIVPEDETTEQLYNESCGDLVEKILSGKNVTVFAYGSTGSGKTHTISGDERSKGLVYLMISDLFEYRGSESEDFYFSYFEVYNENVYDLLVESERNLKLQEVENKVFVKGLTKVKMRSYEDFVKLFEIGSRNRKVFSTNANRSSSRSHAIMQVQTSKKSNLTLIDLAGSERMKITENKGERLKESSYINQSLLALINCINTLSKNSKSMRNGGQEGAMKCTRVKYRDSKLTHLLKNSLTNNGFIIMIAHVNPESKYYQDSYNTIKYALRAKNVELKQAISKGKCGKEVIKNFTKELLYLVNIMKNQMNDEQLKQIRDDMCKSNLIGRPIFECLYIGQLSLESFNEQVIQATIDKCSQTHNPRILEAIKQSWTENLKKRINSLKTGSKAPKPKLSKSVKDLFKQNQGDKEHEESDEDEFLDAEVVSAKASSPSVSPKLRPMDMKTLEKLKESEKKPSESIEESKEAEDDPDTELSISEISDLDDDEPETNDLVIGMLDKVTRPSSKKFGPPLWKVKLKYGIMQVNNVEIPFDTLEGEFEF; this is encoded by the exons ATGGCTAAAAGACAATCGGACGAAAATTTGCCCCTACACATCGGAGCCGATGATTCAACAGACAATGTTACCGATTCTTCGGTGTACAACCATGTTGATTGTGTAAAAAGTggaaataacaatataaaaccaaggaaaaaaattaaatacctGAGAAAATCTGACAGTATTTCAAGTATGGACTCCCGTTTATCAAGAAAATCAACAACAGAGGAAGACATATCAGTAAATCAAGACAGCGTAAACAATGctgataatttaaaacatgaGAGTTTGTTATCTAGCGgcgatttaaaattaaacagacaattaatttttacaataCTAGGGAAATTAGCATCAGGGGATGGGAACAAGGAGTCATCAAAAGTAGTTGAGTCCACTGAAAATCCAGAAAATATCGAAAAACAAATTGAAAAGGAATCAAATAACATGTCAAAGGAGAATAATCACATTCTTGAGAATACTGATGATCAAACAAGCGAGAAATTGACACCATCCAGAAAAGCAGACTACGTACACACGCTTTTATCAGGAAGAAGCAGCATGGATaattcaataaatatactaaaCAGAATGACAATGAAGACGGAAGACAACACAGTTGATTCAGTAAAAGAGCTTGAAAGGGAGGAAATCGCGGAAACAAGTGTATCGGATAACGAGGAAAGAAACGAAGATATCCTAAAGAATTTGGAATCAGAAGATTATGAAAACGAAAATGAAGAGGAAAGATTGAACACAGTTGGATCTAGGGAGGAGGTGAGGTCAATAAATTTGGAACATGAAGGCTCAGAATTCGCGTACCCGAACGAGTTAGATACAAACAATTTCGAAGACACTGAAGACGAGTACTATGACAACGAAGAaaacgacgaggaggatgACAACACGGAATTAATGGATCATGATTTTGCAGAGTTTAAAGAGAAGACGGGACTTGACAAACTGTTGGAAATGTATAGAAGGTTGTATAATATCTATGAAAACAGAATAGTTAACGGAAATGAAAAGTTGAGAGTGGTAGTAAGGTGTATACCAACCGCAAGAGAAAATAGAGTAATCGAATGTGAAAAATCATGCATAAAGCTCTTGAAGCCAGGAAACAAGGATAGCGTGTTTAAGTCGCAGAGACCAGGAGTGTACGAGTTTAATTTCGACTACATAGTGCCAGAAGATGAGACGACGGAGCAGTTGTACAACGAAAGCTGCGGAGACCTGGTTGAAAAGATACTGTCAGGAAAAAACGTAACAGTGTTTGCATACGGAAGCACAGGCTCAGGAAAAACGCACACAATATCAGGAGATGAAAGGAGCAAAGGATTGGTGTACCTGATGATATCGGACCTGTTCGAATACAGAGGAAGCGAAAGTGAAGATTTCTACTTTTCTTACTTCGAAGTGTACAACGAGAACGTGTATGACCTGCTGGTGGAGTCGGAAAGGAATCTGAAGCTGCAGgaagtggaaaataaagtGTTCGTTAAGGGACTGAcgaaagtaaaaatgagaAGCTACGAGGACTTCGTAAAGCTGTTTGAAATAGGAAGCAGAAACAGAAAAGTGTTCAGCACTAACGCAAACAGAAGCTCAAGCAGATCACACGCAATCATGCAAGTGCAGACGAGCAAAAAGTCGAATCTGACGCTGATAGACCTGGCAGGCTCGGAAAGAATGAAAATCACGGAAAACAAAGGAGAAAGACTGAAGGAATCGTCATACATAAACCAGTCGCTGCTGGCACTGATCAACTGCATCAACACACTCTCAAAAAATTCAAAGAGCATGAGGAACGGAGGGCAGGAAGGAGCAATGAAGTGTACGAGAGTGAAGTACAGAGATAGTAAGCTGACGCACCTGCTTAAAAACTCGCTCACGAACAACGGATTCATAATAATGATAGCACACGTGAACCCGGAAAGCAAGTACTACCAAGACTCGTACAACACAATCAAGTACGCACTGAGAGCAAAGAACGTGGAGCTGAAGCAAGCAATATCAAAAGGG AAGTGCGGAAAGGAAGTCATCAAGAATTTCACGAAGGAGCTCTTGTATCTGGtgaatataatgaaaaatcAAATGAACGATGAGCAGCTGAAGCAAATCAGAGACGACATGTGCAAGTCGAACCTGATAGGGCGGCCAATATTTGAATGTCTA TATATAGGACAACTGTCATTAGAATCTTTTAATGAACAAGTTATACAAG CGACAATTGACAAATGTTCACAAACACACAATCCAAGGATATTGGAAGCAATAAAACAG AGTTGGACtgaaaatttgaaaaagaGAATTAATTCACTAAAAACAGGATCAAAAGCACCAAAACCGAAATTATCTAAATCA GTTAAGGACCTGTTTAAGCAAAATCAGGGAGATAA GGAACATGAAGAATCAGATGAAGACGAGTTTCTGGATGCGGAAGTAGTTTCAGCAAAGGCATCGTCGCCCTCAGTATCACCCAAATTGAGGCCAATGGACATGAAAACATTGGAGAAACTGAAAGAAAGTGAAAAGAAGCCAAGCGAGAGTATCGAAGAATCAAAAGAAGCAGAGGATGACCCAGATACAGAGTTGAGCATATCTGAAATCAGCGATTTGGACGACGACGAACCAGAAACTAACGACCTAGTTATCGGGATGCTAGACAAG gTTACGAGACCAAGCAGTAAGAAGTTCGGGCCGCCACTGTGGAAGGTGAAGCTGAAGTACGGAATAATGCAA gtGAACAACGTGGAAATACCGTTTGATACACTGGAAGGAGAatttgaattttaa
- a CDS encoding translation elongation factor E1-F beta, whose product MADVKLNFDLLGKPEGLADLDKYLSYHSFVGGVKNATTDDVAVFNKLADTPSQSAYPNVYRWYLHVKTWHKNPPSGLPKGHFKVDEAKKADDDLDLFGDAADDEDDGDSLKKKMEAMKAAKTKKKPVNKSSLVLHIEPASVDVDLDEVLRLVKGLKVEGLTWGEASTRIPLAFGIEKLQVMCTIVDDLVNTNEVVEMIESLGLTEDQKKLKEERDDEDDYDSDDEVLGLVQSATIVSFNKL is encoded by the exons ATGGCCGACGTTAAGCTGAATTTTGATTTACTTGGTAAGCCTGAGGGTCTTGctgatttggataaataTCTTTCATACCACTCCTTCGTTGGTGGAGTCAAGAACGCAACGACTGACGATGTTGCCGTTTTCAATAAATTAGCTGACACCCCTTCTCAAAGTGCCTACCCGAATGTTTACCGCTGGTATTTACACGTTAAAACATGGCACAAGAATCCTCCCAGTGGCCTTCCAAAGGGTCATTTTAAGGTCGATGAAGCTAAGAAGGCTGACGATGACTTAGATCTATTTG GTGATGCTGCTGACGACGAGGATGATGGAGATTCcttgaagaagaagatggaggCCATGAAGGCTGCcaagacgaagaagaagcccGTGAACAAGTCTTCTCTCGTCCTCCACATCGAGCCTGCCAGCGTCGACGTTGACTTGGATGAGGTGCTGAGGCTCGTCAAGGGCCTCAAGGTCGAGGGTCTGACTTGGGGCGAGGCCTCCACCAGGATCCCTCTCGCCTTCGGCATTGAGAAGCTGCAGGTCATGTGCACCATTGTCGACGACCTCGTCAACACCAACGAGGTTGTGGAGATGATTGAGAGCCTCGGTCTTACTGAGGACCAGAAGAAGCTTAAGGAGGAGCGtgacgacgaggacgactACGACAGTGACGATGAGGTTCTTGGTCTAGTCCAATCTGCGACCATTGTTTCCTTCAACAAGCTCTAA
- a CDS encoding peptidyl-prolyl cis-trans isomerase — protein MEDEKSEQLIGGPPYLSHLLTNPENPVVFMDISLGSQHLGRLKIELFADKVPKTCENFRKFCTGEHRQNMVPVGYKNTRFLKVIKDYMVQGGDFVKGDGTGCVSIYGSSFDDENFEVKHDKLGLLSMHNTGPNTNGCQFFFITKQCEWLDGKNVAFGTLIDDESRLVLQKMQNVSVGDKYVPKLNLTVSECGQL, from the exons ATGGAGGACGAAAAGAGTGAGCAATTGATAGGAGGGCCGCCGTACCTGTCCCACCTGCTGACGAACCCAGAGAATCCAGTAGTGTTCATGGATATATCACTAGGATCGCAACATTTAG GAAGGCTGAAAATAGAGCTGTTTGCAGATAAGGTGCCGAAAACGTGCGAAAACTTTAGAAAGTTTTGCACAGGCGAACACAGACAGAACATGGTTCCAGTGGGATACAAGAACACACGGTTCCTGAAGGTCATAAAGGACTACATGGTTCAG GGAGGAGATTTTGTCAAAGGGGACGGGACGGGGTGCGTGTCAATCTACGGATCGAGCTTTGACGATGAAAACTTCGAAGTGAAGCACGACAAGCTGGGACTGCTGAGTATGCACAACACAGGCCCGAACACAAACGGATGCcagttcttcttcatcacgAAGCAGTGCGAGTGGCTGGACGGAAAGAACGTGGCCTTCGGAACGCTGATCGACGACGAGTCGCGCCTGGTTCTGCAGAAGATGCAAAACGTGTCAGTCGGCGACAAATACGTGCCGAAGTTGAATTTGACAGTATCGGAATGTGGGCAGCTGTAG
- a CDS encoding pseudouridylate synthase gives MSSPDYKRRKKDARSKFRKLWKKRGEVLNGQNDKNGEGSASNQYNLNNSKDFPLLNGNTEVKKVHVPKIKYALAFGYIGTNYHGYQKQVEYKTGIMDKVKTVEGTVENCLIKIGAIDESLRNMNHKLQMSKSSRTDKGVHAACIYIGGRFNVNIEEKKLEVTETSSEKETECSEDIEDEELSENSTVVRKKLSSDLAKEEAEDEVKVEIKEPSKEELFIKTLNAVLPEDIRCFKIQRVTKGFDARIMCSKRKYEYLLPVWVLCRKFEFPNEEHEGIYKRLESYMEENMNNKENVKAYKSEEALYEEQGKYVEVEEYLEKLRQILKQYEGTKDFHNFTVKQRLETKNTQRYIEKIKVKEEEIEGMKLVRITIQGQSFLYNQIRKMICLALQEYLAVAPKNAVKYALKKSATLNINTVPSEGLILHHPCYDTYNATRCSMANIPYIEYKDIKPEVETFKRQYIYAEVKKSICCKIWEGWLETVKTYPFYLENKITPNGEDVK, from the exons ATGAGCTCTCCAGACTacaagaggaggaagaaagATGCAAGaagtaaatttagaaaACTGTGGAAAAAAAGAGGAGAAGTGTTAAACGGACAAAACGATAAAAACGGAGAAGGAAGCGCATCAAACCAATATAATCTGAATAATTCCAAGGATTTTCCACTGTTAAACGGCAATACAGAAGTCAAAAAGGTCCACGTGCCGAAAATTAAATACGCTTTAGCATTTGG GTACATTGGGACAAACTACCATGGATACCAGAAACAAGTGGAGTATAAAACAGGCATAATGGACAAAGTTAAAACAGTGGAAGGAACAGTGGAAAACTGCTTAATCAAGATAGGAGCAATAGACGAAAGCCTCAGAAACATGAATCATAAGCTACAAATGTCAAAGTCGTCAAGAACAGACAAGGGAGTACACGCAGcgtgtatatatataggaGGACGCTTCAACGTAAACatagaagaaaaaaagttGGAAGTGACGGAAACGAGCAGCGAAAAAGAAACAGAATGCAGCGAAGACATCGAAGATGAGGAGTTGAGTGAAAATAGTACAGTTGTTAGAAAAAAGTTGAGTAGTGACTTGGcgaaagaagaagcagaagacgaagtaaaagtagaaataaaagagccgtcgaaggaggagttgtttataaaaacattgaaTGCAGTGCTGCCTGAAGATATAaggtgttttaaaatacaaagaGTGACAAAGGGATTCGATGCCAG GATAATGTGCTCAAAAAGAAAATATGAATACCTTCTGCCAGTATGGGTGCTGTGTAGAAAATTTGAGTTCCCAAACGAAGAACACGAAGGCATATATAAGAGGCTGGAAAGTTACATGGAggaaaatatgaataacAAAGAAAATGTTAAAGCATATAAGTCAGAGGAGGCACTGTACGAAGAACAGGGGAAGTACGTGGAGGTGGAAGAATATCTGGAAAAACTGAGACAAATACTAAAGCAATACGAAGGAACGAAAGACtttcataattttacaGTAAAGCAGAGGCTGGAAACGAAGAACACACAAAGATATATAGAAAAGATTAAGGTAAAAGAGGAGGAAATAGAAGGAATGAAGCTGGTGAGAATAACAATACAGGGACAGTCGTTCCTATATAACCAAATAAGGAAGATGATATGCCTGGCGCTGCAGGAGTACCTGGCAGTGGCCCCGAAGAACGCAGTCAAGTACGCGCTGAAGAAAAGCGCAACGCTCAACATCAACACAGTGCCCTCAGAAGGACTAATACTGCACCAC CCATGTTATGATACGTACAACGCTACGAGATGTAGTATGGCGAATATACCATACATAGAGTACAAGGATATAAAACCGGAAGTAGAAACGTTTAAAAGGCAGTACATATACGCGGAAGTAAAAAAGTCAATATGTTGTAAAAT ATGGGAAGGATGGTTGGAAACAGTAAAAACGTACCCGTTCTAtcttgaaaataaaataacaccCAATGGGGAAGATGTAAAGTAG
- a CDS encoding XPA binding protein 1 translates to MDSDAPVIDRPVAAKGRKTLAIVVIGMAGSGKTCYVRKLIDTLKNNKKRVYAINLDPAKNVDIRDSINYRQIMKKYNLGPNGAIMTSLNIFVKGFEDEKHEYRFDKILELLDKRSEMVDYIVLDTPGQIEVFNWSASGTIILGKNKKPVVTVKQSLSSSFPTMVNYLIDTTRSQNPITFMTNMIYACSVMYKCQLPFVACFNKIDVNRHEVCLEWMQDYEQFYEAITQDESYMASFSRSCALMLNEFYTNIKVIKVDVNKQLDNKGEGFEEHVSLLNECVEEYNRVYLPWLEEKRCKVQQQLK, encoded by the exons ATGGACTCGGACGCACCGGTGATAGATAGGCCAGTGGCCGCAAAGGGAAGGAAAACCCTggcaatagtagtaatagg AATGGCCGGTAGTGGTAAAACGTGCTACGTCAGAAAATTAATCGATAcactaaaaaataataaaaaaagagtTTACGCGATCAATTTAGATCCAGCG aagaacGTAGACATAAGAGACTCGATCAACTATAGACAAATTATGAAAAAGTATAACCTGGGACCTAACGGAGCAATCATGACGTCACTAAACATATTT GTAAAGGGATTTGAGGATGAAAAACATGAATACAGATTTGACAAGATACTGGAGTTGCTGGACAAAAGGTCGGAAATGGTGGACTACATAGTGTTAGATACGCCAGGACAAATAGAAGTGTTCAACTGGTCAGCAAGCGGAACAATAATACTAGGTAAGAACAAGAAGCCGGTTGTAACAGTAAAAC AATCACTGTCCTCATCGTTCCCAACCATGGTTAACTACCTAATCGACACGACGAGGTCGCAGAATCCAATAACGTTCATGACGAACATGATATACGCCTGCAG TGTGATGTACAAGTGCCAACTACCATTCGTGGCCTGTTTCAACAAAATAG ACGTGAATCGGCATGAAGTATGTCTGGAGTGGATGCAAGACTACGAGCAGTTTTATGAAGCAATAACACAGGACGAGTCATACATGGCAAG ctTCAGCAGATCATGTGCATTGATGTTGAACGAGTTTTACACAAACATTAAGGTAATAAAAGTAGACGTAAACAAGCAATTGGATAATAAAG GAGAGGGATTTGAAGAGCACGTGTCACTGCTAAACGAATGTGTAGAAGAATATAACAg aGTCTACTTGCCCTGGTTGGAAGAGAAGAGGTGTAaagtacaacaacaactgaaataa